Proteins from a genomic interval of Arachis hypogaea cultivar Tifrunner chromosome 10, arahy.Tifrunner.gnm2.J5K5, whole genome shotgun sequence:
- the LOC112714478 gene encoding F-box/FBD/LRR-repeat protein At5g56420-like produces the protein MADTNPLCKSDDGIISSLPDSVLFHILSFLPTSTSVRTCILSHRWRHLWKDLQFFNFSFIPDLRRRGGESPEKQHSRFLDLVNAVLVQRNPLQIRNLSLVYRPSWLDLNKDAVTGWVEAAIGPRLEELRLTVWSGKIGFRFVVPPGVFSCRALVNLNLDGVTLELTPEASSSIHLPSLKTLRLFLDSPDNVDSILSGCPLLETLHLIIQRFQHCAPNISAFKIHVPSLKRLEFIDSGDSGIVRFKLDAPSLEYLFIRLWYPFYCQFSVTNMRNVVEARVDCLIDDGYFGDKFLGIVPKLLHSLCQTRSLVLEGSTVKALLRAPIVVNLPEFRNLSNLEMNLKSSNNTSLLLSMLDRCGKLHVLTIYKDTYAADAPRWIKPASVPKCLESHLLVVKFSRYHGNSGDLELIAYILQNGLVLTSMTIETIFKVDPDQHRHVTEQFCHMPKGSNTCHLNVVAKNFYCGR, from the exons ATGGCCGATACAAATCCTCTTTGCAAGTCAGACGACGGGATCATCAGCAGTCTACCGGACTCTGTCCTCTTCCacatcctctccttcctcccaacaAGTACCTCCGTCAGAACCTGCATCCTTTCCCACAGGTGGCGCCACCTCTGGAAGGATCTCCAGTTCTTCAACTTCTCCTTCATCCCTGATCTAAGACGACGTGGTGGTGAAAGCCCAGAAAAACAGCACAGCCGATTCCTGGATCTAGTTAATGCAGTTCTGGTCCAGCGAAACCCGCTCCAGATCCGAAACTTGAGCCTGGTTTATCGACCGTCCTGGCTTGACCTCAATAAGGACGCAGTCACAGGGTGGGTTGAAGCTGCCATCGGACCCCGCCTGGAAGAGCTTCGGCTCACGGTGTGGAGTGGTAAAATTGGATTCAGGTTTGTGGTGCCACCCGGCGTGTTCAGCTGCCGTGCGCTGGTGAACCTCAACTTGGACGGTGTGACTCTTGAGCTAACTCCGGAAGCATCGTCGTCGATTCACCTGCCATCGCTCAAGACCCTCCGCTTATTTCTCGACTCTCCTGATAACGTGGATTCCATTCTCTCCGGTTGTCCTCTTCTGGAAACCTTGCACCTCATCATCCAGAGATTCCAGCACTGTGCCCCCAACATAAGCGCCTTCAAGATTCACGTGCCTTCCTTGAAACGTTTAGAGTTTATAGACTCGGGTGATTCTGGAATCGTCCGTTTTAAATTGGATGCGCCATCTCTCGAATACCTTTTTATCCGCCTGTGGTATCCGTTTTACTGCCAATTCTCAGTCACCAATATGCGTAATGTGGTGGAGGCACGTGTTGATTGTCTTATAGACGACGGTTACTTTGGTGACAAGTTCCTCGGGATTGTTCCTAAGCTTCTTCATTCCCTTTGCCAAACTCGATCCCTTGTGCTGGAGGGGTCAACAGTCAAG GCCCTACTTCGTGCTCCTATTGTAGTAAATCTTCCGGAGTTCAGAAATCTAAGTAACCTAGAGATGaatctgaaatcaagcaacaatacAAGCCTTTTGTTGAGCATGCTTGATAGATGTGGCAAACTTCATGTCCTTACAATTTACAAGGACACG TATGCCGCCGACGCTCCAAGGTGGATAAAACCGGCCAGTGTTCCTAAATGTCTGGAATCACATCTGTTGGTTGTTAAATTTTCAAGGTACCATGGAAACAGTGGTGATCTAGAATTGATTGCTTATATTCTTCAAAATGGACTAGTCTTGACGTCAATGACAATTGAGACAATTTTCAAAGTGGATCCAGATCAGCATCGTCATGTTACCGAGCAATTTTGTCATATGCCAAAAGGCTCCAACACATGCCACCTTAATGTGGTGGCTAAAAATTTTTATTGTGGAAGATAA
- the LOC112714479 gene encoding cyclic dof factor 4, which produces MAQVQENHQGIKLFGATITLDGGDSKEGNKKEEDQTVEKKPDKIIACPRCKSMETKFCYFNNYNVNQPRHFCKGCQRYWTAGGALRNVPVGAGRRKANKLPCRAAVSDGACLYDETSDDVHKFGLEEGLLLDKWNDVAVPHGDFRQLFPAKRRRSASAPHQGQ; this is translated from the exons ATGGCCCAAgtgcaagaaaatcatcaagggaTCAAGCTCTTCGGAGCAACGATCACATTGGACGGTGGAGATTCAAAGGAGggaaataagaaagaagaagatcaAACGGTGGAGAAGAAGCCAGATAAGATCATAGCGTGTCCAAGGTGCAAGAGCATGGAAACCAAGTTCTGTTACTTCAACAACTACAACGTTAACCAACCAAGGCACTTCTGCAAGGGATGCCAGAGGTACTGGACCGCCGGCGGTGCTCTCCGAAACGTCCCCGTTGGCGCCGGTCGCCGTAAGGCCAACAAGCTGCCCTGCCGCGCCGCCGTTTCCGATGGTGCTTGCTTATACGATGAAACTTCCGATGATGTCCACAAGTTTGGGTTGGAGGAAGGGTTGCTTTTGGATAAGTGGAATGATGTTGCCGTCCCTCACGGTGATTTCCGGCAGCTTTTTCCGGCCAAGCGCCGGAGGTCCGCCTCAG CTCCGCATCAAGGTCAATGA